A part of Aricia agestis chromosome 13, ilAriAges1.1, whole genome shotgun sequence genomic DNA contains:
- the LOC121733337 gene encoding 4-hydroxyphenylpyruvate dioxygenase-like has translation MTLPAGGTDAGVVAFDHLTFWVGNAKTAASYFISRLGFRPHVHRPPTDDRPVVSYVVKQNQIMILFESAISDHDISYHVTAHGDCVRDVAFVVSDVAAVMATAQARGAAVVRGVTVEGDDDGVLTYAVLKTYGDNTHTLIDRSQYKGLFLPGYQPMDEDPLTSILAETKLTHIDHVEANLADGTLADSVDWYEKNLNMKRFWCVDYEHDLVPYSCIRSDSVINKNEAVLLSFNEAAPGLRPSSKATEFVKALGSAGVEHVALYTDDIVDTMRNLKSRGADVLTWPATYYDLIKKKLDNSPLEVKESIEELKVNNILIDFDEKGYMLQAFTKHLQARPTVFIEVIQRRNHRGFGAMNYKWVFETIEILQKEEEKQ, from the exons ATGACTCTACCAGCGGGAGGGACAGACGCCGGAGTGGTTGCCTTTGACCATCTCACGTTCTGGGTCGGAAACGCTAAAAcg GCAGCCAGCTACTTCATTAGTCGTCTGGGGTTCCGGCCGCACGTGCACCGCCCACCCACAGACGACAGACCGGTCGTGTCGTATGTTGTAAAACAGAATCAG ATAATGATACTATTCGAGTCAGCAATATCGGACCACGACATATCGTATCACGTGACCGCGCATGGCGACTGCGTGCGCGACGTGGCGTTTGTCGTGAGCGACGTGGCGGCGGTCATGGCGACGGCGCAGGCGCGCGGTGCTGCGGTGGTTCGGGGAGTGACGGTCGAGGGTGATGATGATGGGGTTTTGACGTATGCGGTGCTGAAGACT TACGGGGATAACACTCACACTCTGATAGACCGGTCTCAGTACAAAGGTCTGTTTCTTCCAGGATACCAGCCGATGGATGAAGATCCTTTGACAAGTATACT GGCTGAAACAAAGCTAACTCACATAGATCATGTGGAAGCTAACTTGGCAGACGGAACCCTGGCTGATTCTGTCGACTGGTATGAGAAGAATCTTAACATGAAAAG GTTCTGGTGTGTGGACTACGAGCACGACCTGGTGCCGTACTCCTGCATCAGGTCAGACTCCGTCATCAACAAGAACGAAGCTGTGCTG CTGTCCTTCAACGAAGCAGCCCCCGGGCTTCGCCCCAGCAGCAAGGCGACAGAGTTCGTGAAGGCGCTGGGCTCGGCGGGCGTCGAGCACGTGGCGCTCTATACTGACGATATCGTGGACACG ATGCGCAATCTCAAATCCCGTGGTGCAGATGTTCTGACCTGGCCAGCCACCTACTACGACCTCATAAAGAAGAAACTAGACAACAGTCCTCTAGAAGTAAAGGAGAGTATAGAAGAACTgaaagtgaataatatcttgaTAGATTTTGACGAAAAAGGGTATATGTTGCAAGCATTCACCAAACACTTGCAGGCCAGACCGACTGTCTTCATAGAAGTTATCCAGAGGAGGAATCATAGG ggTTTCGGAGCTATGAACTACAAATGGGTGTTTGAGACAATAGAGATTTTACAGAAAGAAGAAGAgaagcaataa